One genomic segment of Pagrus major chromosome 13, Pma_NU_1.0 includes these proteins:
- the LOC141007004 gene encoding transmembrane 4 L6 family member 4-like isoform X2, producing the protein MCTGKCSRCIAYTLYPLVFLSMLCNIILFFPGGAVKYSREGHITEEVKYMGGLIGGGLMVLIPALYISCTGEEGCMGNRCGMFLSIGFAVEGLAGALYSFIVAASGVGNGPLCLYNGQWTTPFKNSQLCAGDSLCHSDDQRPHRLPVWDLQQNRDRDHKLTICISHLES; encoded by the exons ATGTGTACTGGAAAATGTTCCCGTTGCATTGCTTATACTCTGTACCCGTTAGTGTTCCTGTCCATGCTCTGCAACATAATATTGTTCTTTCCTGGCGGGGCTGTCAAGTACTCCAGAGAGGGACACATTACTGAGGAGGTGAAATACATGGGGGGACTCATTGGAGGGGGTTTGATG GTGTTGATCCCAGCACTTTACATCAGCTGTACTGGAGAAGAAGGATGCATGGGAAATCGCTGTGGG ATGTTCTTGTCAATTGGATTCGCTGTAGAGGGTTTGGCAGGTGCCCTGTACAGTTTTATTGTGGCAGCGTCTGGTGTCGGTAACGGGCCGCTCTGCCTATATAATGGGCAATGGACCACGCCTTTCAAAAACAG TCAGCTGTGTGCAGGCGATTCTCTGTGCCATTCAGATGATCAACGGCCTCATCGGCTGCCTGTGTGGGACCTGCAACAAAACCGAG acagGGACCATAAATTAACTATTTGCATATCCCATTTGGAGAGTTGA
- the slc25a15b gene encoding solute carrier family 25 member 15b: MAPHPVMQAIIDLSAGAIGGAACVFSGQPLDTAKVKMQTFPTMYRGFIHCVTSTYKQVGLRGLYQGTSPALVANIAENSVLFMSYGFCQQVIRFTAGLHSDAVLSDVQKACAGSVASIFSSLVLCPTELVKCRLQAMYEMEASGKIAKSQNTVWSVVKSIMRNEGPQGFFQGLTTTIAREVPGYFCFFGAYELSRTTFADYMKCDKDDIGVAPIVFSGGFGGACLWLVVYPMDCVKSRIQVMSMTGKQAGFFKTFMTIARAEGVRALYSGLTPTMVRTFPANGALFLGYEASRKLMMKQFD, from the exons ATGGCCCCACACCCGGTGATGCAGGCCATCATTGACCTCTCTGCAGGAGCCATAG GGGGAGCTGCATGTGTCTTCAGTGGGCAACCGTTGGATACAGCAAAGGTCAAAATGCAGACTTTTCCTACTATGTACCGGGGTTTTATCCACTGCGTCACGTCCACCTACAAACAAGTGGGTCTGCGTGGCCTCTACCAGGGCACCTCGCCGGCACTGGTGGCCAACATTGCCGAGAACTCTGTGCTGTTTATGAGCTACGGCTTCTGCCAGCAGGTCATCCGCTTCACGGCTGGACTGCACAGTGAcgctgtgctgag TGACGTGCAGAAAGCCTGTGCTGGCTCAGTAGCATCCATCTTCTCCTCGCTAGTACTCTGCCCCACTGAGCTTGTCAAGTGTCGGCTGCAAGCCATGTATGAGATGGAGGCTTCAGGAAAGATAGCTAAGAGCCAAAA CACAGTGTGGTCGGTGGTGAAATCCATCATGAGGAATGAGGGACCGCAGGGCTTCTTCCAGGGCCTGACCACCACCATAGCCAGAGAAGTCCCTGGTTACTTCTGCTTTTTCGGTGCCTACGAGCTCTCCCGCACTACCTTTGCAGACTacatgaaatgtgacaaagacgACATAG GTGTGGCTCCAATAGTGTTCAGCGGTGGTTTCGGGGGGGCGTGCCTGTGGCTGGTGGTCTATCCTATGGACTGCGTCAAGTCTCGGATCCAGGTGATGTCTATGACGGGCAAACAGGCAGGGTTCTTCAAAACCTTCATGACCATCGCGCGTGCTGAAG GTGTGAGGGCACTCTACTCTGGTCTCACTCCAACCATGGTCCGCACATTCCCTGCCAACGGGGCACTGTTCCTGGGTTACGAGGCCAGCCGCAAGCTCATGATGAAACAGTTTGATTGA
- the LOC141007004 gene encoding transmembrane 4 L6 family member 4-like isoform X1, with product MCTGKCSRCIAYTLYPLVFLSMLCNIILFFPGGAVKYSREGHITEEVKYMGGLIGGGLMVLIPALYISCTGEEGCMGNRCGMFLSIGFAVEGLAGALYSFIVAASGVGNGPLCLYNGQWTTPFKNSNASYQSDPKVWPLCIEPKNVVQFNTGLFCTLIAVSCVQAILCAIQMINGLIGCLCGTCNKTETGTIN from the exons ATGTGTACTGGAAAATGTTCCCGTTGCATTGCTTATACTCTGTACCCGTTAGTGTTCCTGTCCATGCTCTGCAACATAATATTGTTCTTTCCTGGCGGGGCTGTCAAGTACTCCAGAGAGGGACACATTACTGAGGAGGTGAAATACATGGGGGGACTCATTGGAGGGGGTTTGATG GTGTTGATCCCAGCACTTTACATCAGCTGTACTGGAGAAGAAGGATGCATGGGAAATCGCTGTGGG ATGTTCTTGTCAATTGGATTCGCTGTAGAGGGTTTGGCAGGTGCCCTGTACAGTTTTATTGTGGCAGCGTCTGGTGTCGGTAACGGGCCGCTCTGCCTATATAATGGGCAATGGACCACGCCTTTCAAAAACAG CAATGCGAGCTACCAATCTGACCCCAAGGTGTGGCCACTGTGCATCGAGCCTAAGAATGTGGTGCAGTTCAACACTGGACTCTTCTGCACTCTGATTGCAGTCAGCTGTGTGCAGGCGATTCTCTGTGCCATTCAGATGATCAACGGCCTCATCGGCTGCCTGTGTGGGACCTGCAACAAAACCGAG acagGGACCATAAATTAA
- the tm4sf21a gene encoding transmembrane 4 L6 family member 1 → MCTGKCSRCIAVTLYPLALISIICNIVLFFPGGDVKYAKDGHITEEVKYMGGLVGGGLMVLLPALYINLTGKQGCCGNRCGMFLSIAFAAVGVVGALYSFSVAVLGLQNGPLCKVFLIWSTPFKNGDRNYLTDDTLWGTCTEPKNIVQFNIGLFATLLATSSLEVILCAIQMINGLFGCLCGTCREKGPL, encoded by the exons ATGTGTACTGGAAAATGCTCCCGCTGCATTGCTGTTACTCTGTACCCGTTGGCACTCATATCCATTATCTGTAACATAGTTTTGTTCTTTCCTGGCGGGGACGTCAAGTATGCCAAAGATGGACATATTACTGAGGAGGTGAAGTACATGGGAGGACTAGTTGGAGGGGGTTTAATG GTATTGCTTCCAGCGCTTTACATCAACCTGACTGGAAAACAGGGCTGCTGTGGGAACCGATGTGGG ATGTTCTTATCAATTGCATTTGCTGCAGTGGGTGTGGTCGGTGCCCTCTACAGTTTCAGTGTGGCAGTGCTCGGTTTGCAGAATGGGCCCCTCTGCAAAGTCTTCCTGATTTGGAGCACACCTTTTAAAAACGG AGACCGGAATTACCTGACTGACGACACATTGTGGGGAACCTGCACAGAGCCTAAGAACATTGTGCAGTTCAACATTGGACTGTTTGCTACTCTTCTGGCCACGAGCAGCCTGGAGGTGATTCTCTGTGCCATTCAGATGATCAATGGGCTCTTTGGCTGCCTGTGTGGGACCTGCAGAGAGAAAGGG CCGCTGTGA